The sequence GTCGTGGTCGCCGCGGCCAGATGGGCGATCAGCACTGCGGGGGAGGAGGTGGCCACCGAAGGCATCCCGTGGTGTTCGGCGACCCAGATCCGGTGGTAGCCCAGCTTCTCCGCCCGGCCGGCCAGCTCGGTGCTCGCCCGCAGGGTCTCGGTGGCGGTCACGCCCGAGCCGACCGTGGCCAGTTCGAGGATCGACAGGGGAACGTCGGAGGTGCCGCGCGCCACGCCACGGATGTTGTCTTCAGCCATGTCCACGGCAACTCCGACTAAGCGGAGGTTTATTCCGGTTATCCGCCACCGTGGTCCGGCCACCGGAGGGACGGGTCAGACCGCGGCCGACCGCCGGCCGGGTGAGACGGTCTTGGCGAGCAGGAACTCCTCCACGACGAGGGTGGCGGCGCCCAGGGCGACCGCGTCGGGCCCGAGCCGGCCCAGCACGATGGAGGCCGTCCCGTACGGCTGGGTCAGGGAGTTGTCGGCGGCCGACCGCCTGATCCTCGTCAGGTGGTGCCGGCCCAGCAGGAGTCCGGCCCAGCCGCCGATGACGATCCGCTCGGGGTTGAACAGGTTGATCAGGTTGGCCAGGCCGGCCCCGAGGTAGTCGGCGGTCTCGTCGATGACGGGGCCTCCGGACCTCACCAGCTCGGCCAGGACGGCCTGCTCGTCGGCGATCTCGGCGGACAGCCCGGCCCGGTCGAGGATGCTCTCGGCGCCGATGTAGGCCTCCAGGCAGCCGCGGCCGCCGCACCTGCAGGCCCGTCCTCCCATCATGATCTTCGTGTGCCCCCACTCGCCGGCGCTGCTGTTGGCGCCGCGGTAGGCGATCCCGTCGGTGATGATGCTGGCCCCGGCCCCCGAGCCGATCAGCGCCACGATGGTGTGCCGCGTGCCGCGGCCGGCGCCGAACCACAGCTCGGCCTGGCCCATCGTCTTGGCGCCGTTGTCGACGTAGAGCGGGAGCGAGGTGCCCGCGCGCAGGAGCGTGCCGAGGGGGACCGCGTCCCAGCCGAAGGTCTGGGCGTGGATGAGCGCCTCGGGCCCGCTCTCGACGATGCCGGGGACGCCGATGCCCACGCCGAGCACCCGGGCGGGGTCGACGCCGCCGGCCGCGAGCACGGCGTCGATGCCGGACAGGATGTGCCGCACGACCAGGTCGACGTCGTGGCGGCCGGGGCGGAGGGGATAGTCGGCCTTGGCCCGCTCGTTCATGTCCAGGTCGAACAGCTCGACACGCACGTGGGTCTCGCCGACGTCCACCCCGATCGCGTAGCCGAACTCGGGGTCGACGCGCAGCAGCACTCGGGGGCGCCCGCCGTCGGACTCCACCAGGCCCGCCTCGACGATGATGCCGTCGGCGATGAGGTCGCCGGTCACGTTGCTGACCGAGGCCGCGCTCAGGCCGGTCAGCCCGCTGAGTTCGTGGCGGCTGGTCGGACCCTCGAAATAGAGCGTCCGCAGCAGCACCGCCCGGTTCCCCCGGCGGAGATCGCGCACCGTCCTGCGTTCGGGCCTGACCATAATCTTCCTTCCCCCGCTCTGCGGCCATGTTAGATCAGGACGTGAAGTAAGTCATCCGCAGGTGCCGGGGGTGCCGAGGGCCCGTTCCCGCAGAGTACGGCGGGTCCGCCGGGCCCGGGGGAGCGACGTGCCGCCGCACCGCCGCCGGGTCCAGCCGTACCGGCCGTGACCTGGTATTGGATAGGAAGTGATTAATAGTCCGTCTTGTCCTGCGGCGATTAGGCCGGACGCATCGGGGGCAGGACACGCAACATGGCACACGGGGGATGGATCTCCCGCTGGCCGGTGATCCGCCAGCTCAGGGGAGAGGATGCCAGGGGCGACGCCGCCCGGTCGGCGCGGACCGACGCGCTGCGGCCCCGCACCGAGGACGCCGACACGGTCGCGCGATCGATCTGCCCCTACTGCGCGGTCGGATGCGGCCAGCTCGTCTACGTCAAGGACGGCGAGGTCACCCAGATCGAGGGCGACCCCGACTCGCCGATCTCGCGCGGACGGCTCTGCCCCAAGGGATCGGCGAGCAAGCAGCTCGTCACCCATCCCGGCAGGCAGACGCGCGTGCTCTACCGGCGGCCGCACGGCACCGAGTGGGAGCCGCTGGACCTCGAGACCGCCATGGACATGATCGCCGACCGGGTGGTCCGGACCCGGCGGGAGACCTGGCAGCAGGAGGAGGACGACAAGGTCGTACGGCGCACCATGGGCATCGCCGGCCTGGGCGGGGCGACGCTGGACGACGAAGAGAACTACCTGATGAAGAAGCTGTACACCGCCCTCGGCGCGATCCAGGTGGAGAACCAGGCGCGTATTTGACACTCCTCCACCGTCCCCGGTCTGGGGACCAGCTTCGGGCGTGGCGGCGCGACGGACTTCCAGCAGGACCTGGTGGAGTCCGACTGCATCGTCATCCAGGGCTCCAACATGGCCGAGTGCCATCCGGTGGGGTTCCAGTGGGTGGTCGAGGCCAGGGCGCGGGGAGCGAAGGTCTTCCACGTCGATCCGCGCTACACGCGCACCAGCGCGCTCGCCGACAAGCACGTGCCGATCCGGGCCGGGAGTGACATCGTCCTGCTCGGCGCGCTGGTCAACCACGTGCTCGTCAACGAGCTCGACTTCCGCGAGTACGTCCTGGCCTACACCAACGCCTCGACGATCATCTCCGAGCACTTCCGGGACACCGAGGACCTGGACGGCCTGTTCTCCGGTTTCGACGCCGAGCACCGCAAGTACGACCCGTCGAGCTGGGCCTACGAGGGCGCCCGGGAGGAGGCCGCCGCCGGGCTGCGCAGCGAGCAGCTGGAGGGCGGGAAGGAACACGCCGAGGTCGCGGGGGCCGAGGAGTACGGCTCGGGCGGCGCCGCGATGCTCGGCAGGCCGCGCACCGATCCGACGCTGACCCATCCGCGCTGCGTCTACCAGATCCTCAAGCGGCACTTCGCCCGCTACACCCCGGACCTGGTGGCCGAGCTGTGCGGCATCTCCCGTGAGGACTTCGCCGAGCTCGCCGACGCGATCACCGCGAACTCCGGCCGGGAGCGCACCACCGCCTGGGCCTACGCGGTCGGCTGGACCCAGCACTCGGTGGGCGTGCAGTACATCCGCACGGCCGCGATCCTGCAACTGCTGCTCGGCAACATGGGTCGCCCCGGCGGCGGCATCATGGCGCTGCGCGGCCACGCCAGCATCCAGGGCTCCACCGACATCCCGACGCTGTTCAACATCCTGCCGGGATACCTGCCGATGCCCCACGCCCACCGGCACCAGAGGCTGGACGACTACCTCGCCGAGGCCGGAGCCGACACCGGGTTCTGGGGCAGGAAGCGCTCCTACATGGTGAGCCTGCTCAAGGCGTGGTGGGGCGAGGCGGCCACCGAGGAGAACGACTTCTGCTTCGGTCACCTGCCGCGGCTCACCGGCGACCACGGCCACTACACGACCGTGATGGCGCAGATCGAGGGCACCGTGAAGGGCTACTTCGTGGTGGGGGAGAACCCCGCGGTCGGCTCCTCCGGAGGCCGGGCGCAGCGCCTCGGGCTGGCCAACCTCGACTGGCTGGTGGTGCGCGACCTGACGCTGGTGGAGACGGCCACGTTCTGGAAGGACGGCCCCGAGCTGGAGACCGGGGAGATGCGCACCGAGGACATCGCCACCGAGGTGTTCTTCCTGCCCGCCGCGAGCCACGTGGAGAAGGAGGGCACCTTCACCAACACCCAGCGGCTGCTGCAGTGGCGGGAGAAGGCGCTCGACCCGCCGGGCGACTGCCGTAGCGACCTGTCGTTCTACTACCACCTGGGCAAGCGCATCAGGCAGCGGCTGTCCGACGACGAGATCGACCGGCCACTGCGCGAGCTGACCTGGGACTACCCCGAGGAGGGCGAGCACCGGGACCCCTCGGCTGAGGCCGTGCTGCGCGAGATCAACGGCACCGGCCCCGGCGGGCGGGCGCTGTCGGCCTACACCGAGCTCAAGCCCGACGGCTCCACCCGGTGCGGCTGCTGGATCTACTGCGGGGTCTACGCCGACGAGGTCAACCAGGCGGCCCGGCGCAAGCCGGGGCGCGAGCAGAACCGGGTCGCGCTCGAATGGGGCTGGGCGTGGCCGGCCAACCGCCGCATCCTCTACAACCGCGCCTCCGCCGATCCCGAGGGCCGCCCGTGGAGCGAGCGCAAGGCCTACGTCTGGTGGGACGCGGAGAAGGGGGAGTGGACCGGGGACGACGTGCCGGACTTCGAGAGGGACAAGCCGCCGGACTACCTGCCGCCCGAGGGGGCCAGAGCCGAGGAGGCGCTGGCCGGGACCGACCCGTTCATCATGCAGGCCGACGGCAAGGGCTGGCTGTTCGCTCCCGCCGGGCTGGCCGACGGGCCGCTGCCGGCGCACTACGAGCCGCACGAGTCGCCGGTGCACAACCCGCTGTACGGCCAGCAGGCCAACCCCGCGCGCAAGGTCTACCGGAGCCCCGCGGCCCCCTACAACCCGCCGGAGTCGCCGCGCTTCCCGTACGTGCTCACCACCTACCGGCTCACCGAGCACCACACGGCGGGCGCCATGAGCCGGCCGCTGTCCCACCTCGCCGAACTGCAGCCCGAGCTGTTCTGCGAGATCTCCCCGCAGCTCGCCGCCGAGGTCGGGGTGGTCAACGGGGGCTGGGCGACGATCGTGACGACGCGTACCGCGATCGAGGCCCGCGTCCTGGTGACCGAGCGCGTCCGCCCGCTCCGGGTCGAGGGCAGGCTGATCCACCAGGTCGGCCTGCCGTACCACTGGGCGTGGGGCAGCGGGGGCCTGGTTGTCGGCGACGTCACCAACGACCTGATGCCCCTGGTGCTCGACCCGAACGTCTACATCCAGGAGGGCAAGGCCGTGACCTGTGATCTGCGAGCCGGCAGGCGTCCCCGGGGGAAGGCCCTGCTCGACCTGATCGAGGAGTACCGCCATGACTGAGCGGATGGGGTTCTTCACCGACACGAGCGTCTGCATCGGCTGCAAGGCGTGTGAGGTCGCCTGCAAGGAGTGGAACGACATCCCCGACGACGGCTTCGTCTTCCGGGCCACCTCCTACGACAACACCGGGAGCCTGGGGGCGAGCACCTGGCGCCACGTGGCCTTCATCGAGGAGCGGAGCCGGGTCCCGGCCGATCCCGGCCGGGACGGCGACGGGGAGTCCGGAGGGATCGAAGGCTGGCTGATGTCATCGGATGTGTGCAAGCACTGCACGCACGCCGCCTGCCTGGACGTCTGCCCGACCGGGGCGCTGTTCCGCACCGAGTTCGGCACGGTGGTGGTGCAGGCGGACGTCTGCAACGGCTGCGGCTACTGCGTGCCGGCCTGCCCCTACGGCGTGATCGACCGCAGGGAGCGCGACGGCCGGGCGTTCAAGTGCACGATGTGCTACGACCGGCAGCTCGGCGGGCTGGAGCCGGCCTGCGCCAAGGCCTGCCCGACCGACTCCATCCAGTTCGGGCCGCTGGAGGAGCTGCGGGCCCGCGCGGAGGAACGGGTGGAGCGGCTGCACGGGGAGGGCAGGGCGGAGGCCCGGCTGTACGGCGACAGCCCCGACGACGGCGTGGGCGGCGCCGCGGCGTTCTTCCTGCTGCTGGCCGAGCCCGAGGTGTACGGCCTGCCCCCCGACCCGGTGGTGACCACCCGTGATCTGCCGGCGATGTGGCGGTGGGCCGGAGGGGCGGCGCTCTCCCTGGTCGGAGCCGTCGCCGTGTCCTTCCTGAGCGGCCGTGTCCTTCCCGGAGAGGGGGCGACGGGCCGGACGGGTGCCCGTGGGCGTCGCGGGGGGTGGTGGCGGTGACGCGGGAGGAGGCGATGGTGCCGGAAGCCGAGTTCCGGTCCTACTACGGGCAGCCGGTGATCAAGTCCCCGGTCTGGCACGAACCGCATATGCCCGCCTATCTCTACCTGGGAGGTCTGTCCGGAGCGGCGGCGGTGATGGGCGTCATGGCCGGGCTTTCCGGGCGCGACCGGCTCGCGCTCACCTCCAGGGTCACCGCGGCTCTCGGCGCCACCGCCGGGGCGGCCTTCCTGGTCGCCGAGCTCGGCAGGCCGGAGCGGTTCCTCAACATGCTGCGCGTGTTCAAGCCCACCTCGCCGATGAGCATGGGCTCCTGGATCCTGGCCGTCCACAGCGGGCTGACGGCGGCCGCGGCCGCCCCCGCGCTCCTCGCCACCCGGCCCGCTTCCGGGATCGCCGGCTCCCTGCCCTCCGCGGTCACCGCCGCCCTGCCCGTCGCGGGCGACGCGGCGACCCTGGCCTCCGGGGTGACCGGCCCGCTGATGGCCACCTACACCGCGGTGCTGCTGGCCGACACCGCCGTGCCCGCCTGGCACGAGGCCCACCGGGAGCTGCCGTTCCTGTTCGCCGGGAGCGCGCTGGCCGCCGCGGGGGCGGCGGGCATGCTCGCCACGCCCCGCGCGGAGGCGGGCCCGGCCCGCGCGGTCGCCGTGCTGGGCGCCGCCCTGGAGACGGCCGCCGGCGCGGTGCTGGAGAGCCGGCTCGGCCTGGTCGGCGAGCCCTACCACCAGGGCAGGGCGGGCAGGCTGCTGCGGGCGGCCCGCGTCCTGACGGCGGGCGGCGGCCTGCTCGCCGCGGTTGCCGGACGCGGCCGTGTCCTCACGGCGCTGTCCGGCCTCGCCCTCACCGCGGGCTCACTGGTCACCCGCTTCGGCATCCTGGAGGCGGGCAGGGCCTCGGCCGCCGACCCGAAGTACACGGTGGTGCCCCAGCGCCGCCGCCTGGAGGGCGAGGGCCGTACCCCGGCGCGGCCCCCGGCACGGATGTGGCCGTAGGGGCCCGCCCGTGCCGAGATCCCCGCTCCCGCCGTCGCGGCGGCCGGCGGCCCGGGACGGGCGGCGGGCCCGCCCGAGCTCCGGGGGAGCGGTCAGCGCGGCCGCGGGCTTGGCGGTCGGAGGCGACGAGCTCGCTGAGCTCCGGGGGAGCGGTCAGCGCAGCCGCAGGGCCCGGCCGTCGGAGACGACGAGCTCGCCGATGATTGGGGCGCCGGGGACCTCGCCCGCCACGAGCAGCCCGCCGGAGGTCTGGGCGTCGGCGAGCAGCAGCAGGTCCTCCTCGCCGTGGCGGCCGGGGTCGAGATGCGGTTCCACCCAGGCCAGGTTGCGGCGGGTGCCGCCGCTGACGTAGCCGTCCCGCACCGCCTCGCGGGCGCCCCCCAGGTACGGCACGGCCGCCACGTCGAGCACCGCCGTGACGCCGCACGCCCTGGCCAGCTTGTACAGGTGGCCGAGCAGGCCGAACCCGGTCACGTCCGTGGCGCACCTGGCACCGGCGGCCAGCGCCGCCCGGGAGGCGTCCCGGTTCAGCGTGGTCATCGTGGCGACCGCCTCCGGGAAGACTTCGCCGGTCGCCTTGTGCCGGGTGTTGAGCACGCCGATGCCGAGCGGCTTGGTGAGGGAGATCGGCAGCCCCACCCGCCCGCCGTCGATGCGCAGCAGCCGGCCGGGATCGGCCAGGCCGGTGACGGCCATGCCGTACTTCGGTTCCGGGTCGTCGACGCTGTGGCCGCCCGCGACATGGCACGCCGCGGCGCG comes from Streptosporangium roseum DSM 43021 and encodes:
- a CDS encoding ROK family protein, with product MVRPERRTVRDLRRGNRAVLLRTLYFEGPTSRHELSGLTGLSAASVSNVTGDLIADGIIVEAGLVESDGGRPRVLLRVDPEFGYAIGVDVGETHVRVELFDLDMNERAKADYPLRPGRHDVDLVVRHILSGIDAVLAAGGVDPARVLGVGIGVPGIVESGPEALIHAQTFGWDAVPLGTLLRAGTSLPLYVDNGAKTMGQAELWFGAGRGTRHTIVALIGSGAGASIITDGIAYRGANSSAGEWGHTKIMMGGRACRCGGRGCLEAYIGAESILDRAGLSAEIADEQAVLAELVRSGGPVIDETADYLGAGLANLINLFNPERIVIGGWAGLLLGRHHLTRIRRSAADNSLTQPYGTASIVLGRLGPDAVALGAATLVVEEFLLAKTVSPGRRSAAV
- the fdh gene encoding formate dehydrogenase, with the translated sequence MAHGGWISRWPVIRQLRGEDARGDAARSARTDALRPRTEDADTVARSICPYCAVGCGQLVYVKDGEVTQIEGDPDSPISRGRLCPKGSASKQLVTHPGRQTRVLYRRPHGTEWEPLDLETAMDMIADRVVRTRRETWQQEEDDKVVRRTMGIAGLGGATLDDEENYLMKKLYTALGAIQVENQARIUHSSTVPGLGTSFGRGGATDFQQDLVESDCIVIQGSNMAECHPVGFQWVVEARARGAKVFHVDPRYTRTSALADKHVPIRAGSDIVLLGALVNHVLVNELDFREYVLAYTNASTIISEHFRDTEDLDGLFSGFDAEHRKYDPSSWAYEGAREEAAAGLRSEQLEGGKEHAEVAGAEEYGSGGAAMLGRPRTDPTLTHPRCVYQILKRHFARYTPDLVAELCGISREDFAELADAITANSGRERTTAWAYAVGWTQHSVGVQYIRTAAILQLLLGNMGRPGGGIMALRGHASIQGSTDIPTLFNILPGYLPMPHAHRHQRLDDYLAEAGADTGFWGRKRSYMVSLLKAWWGEAATEENDFCFGHLPRLTGDHGHYTTVMAQIEGTVKGYFVVGENPAVGSSGGRAQRLGLANLDWLVVRDLTLVETATFWKDGPELETGEMRTEDIATEVFFLPAASHVEKEGTFTNTQRLLQWREKALDPPGDCRSDLSFYYHLGKRIRQRLSDDEIDRPLRELTWDYPEEGEHRDPSAEAVLREINGTGPGGRALSAYTELKPDGSTRCGCWIYCGVYADEVNQAARRKPGREQNRVALEWGWAWPANRRILYNRASADPEGRPWSERKAYVWWDAEKGEWTGDDVPDFERDKPPDYLPPEGARAEEALAGTDPFIMQADGKGWLFAPAGLADGPLPAHYEPHESPVHNPLYGQQANPARKVYRSPAAPYNPPESPRFPYVLTTYRLTEHHTAGAMSRPLSHLAELQPELFCEISPQLAAEVGVVNGGWATIVTTRTAIEARVLVTERVRPLRVEGRLIHQVGLPYHWAWGSGGLVVGDVTNDLMPLVLDPNVYIQEGKAVTCDLRAGRRPRGKALLDLIEEYRHD
- a CDS encoding 4Fe-4S dicluster domain-containing protein gives rise to the protein MTERMGFFTDTSVCIGCKACEVACKEWNDIPDDGFVFRATSYDNTGSLGASTWRHVAFIEERSRVPADPGRDGDGESGGIEGWLMSSDVCKHCTHAACLDVCPTGALFRTEFGTVVVQADVCNGCGYCVPACPYGVIDRRERDGRAFKCTMCYDRQLGGLEPACAKACPTDSIQFGPLEELRARAEERVERLHGEGRAEARLYGDSPDDGVGGAAAFFLLLAEPEVYGLPPDPVVTTRDLPAMWRWAGGAALSLVGAVAVSFLSGRVLPGEGATGRTGARGRRGGWWR
- the nrfD gene encoding NrfD/PsrC family molybdoenzyme membrane anchor subunit, producing the protein MTREEAMVPEAEFRSYYGQPVIKSPVWHEPHMPAYLYLGGLSGAAAVMGVMAGLSGRDRLALTSRVTAALGATAGAAFLVAELGRPERFLNMLRVFKPTSPMSMGSWILAVHSGLTAAAAAPALLATRPASGIAGSLPSAVTAALPVAGDAATLASGVTGPLMATYTAVLLADTAVPAWHEAHRELPFLFAGSALAAAGAAGMLATPRAEAGPARAVAVLGAALETAAGAVLESRLGLVGEPYHQGRAGRLLRAARVLTAGGGLLAAVAGRGRVLTALSGLALTAGSLVTRFGILEAGRASAADPKYTVVPQRRRLEGEGRTPARPPARMWP
- the selD gene encoding selenide, water dikinase SelD, whose protein sequence is MEATTERGAPASPSSPGPGRETVRLTQYAHGGGCACKIPPGELEAVVAGLLDAPDDRALPSPAGELIIGLDDGDDAAVVRIDGDRAIVATADFFTPVVDDPYDWGRIAAANALSDVYAVGGEPLVAVNLLGWPRERLPMDLAKEVLRGGLDVARAAACHVAGGHSVDDPEPKYGMAVTGLADPGRLLRIDGGRVGLPISLTKPLGIGVLNTRHKATGEVFPEAVATMTTLNRDASRAALAAGARCATDVTGFGLLGHLYKLARACGVTAVLDVAAVPYLGGAREAVRDGYVSGGTRRNLAWVEPHLDPGRHGEEDLLLLADAQTSGGLLVAGEVPGAPIIGELVVSDGRALRLR